The sequence below is a genomic window from Pseudomonadota bacterium.
GCGGATCAGCGAACGCAGTGAGCAGCGAGGTGACGAGAGCGTGGAGGAGCGCCCATTGCTTTTAATTGCTTTTAATTGCTTTTATTATGCCTTTATCATTCATATTATTATCCGGGCGCGACTCAAGCGGTCCGCCTTACAATTAATCTGCTGCAAGCTATAATTTGTAAAATACTATGTTTAACGGGTAGTATTGTCAAGGACAATGACGTTCTTATAACAAACTTATGAAAATAAAACCGCATGGTATCAACAGGATATGGGGTGCCGTTACAAATGCACAAAGCAACATAATCCTAAAACATAATGTTATATTGCTCACTGCATAACATTAAAGTTTATTATTTACAGGAACGACAGATTCAAGCTGAAATATTCACGCTGTGGTTATTGATTGCCGATTGAAATGTAGACCATTCGACAACCTTGCCAGATTGTGTGGTACAGGAAGAAGCAAGTTACTGTGGATGTCACCCCCCCCATCCCATTGTCCCGCCTTCGGCAGGATTAAACCGTACGGCCTGCCGATTGCAAAAAGCTGTTCAATGTTCAATGTTTTCTGATTGCCATTCACAGCATTTCATATCTTCTGCCATTTTAACTATTCACTATCTACTATTCACTATTCACTGCCTTTTTCATAACTGTGGTGGCTTTTTCTTCTCCGGCTCCGGTTCCGGTGCAATCGGTATCCGCAGTTCCACTAAAGCGCAGAAAACCCGCAGCTCATCAAGAAGCGCCTGAAGGTCAGGCCTTGTGTATTTTTTGGCGCCCATCTCAATAAATGATTCTACTGATCGTAAGACGGCAACATGTTTTGTTATGGACGGGAGCCTTGTAACACCTGAGTCCGGTTTGGGTTTCTTCCATGCTGTAAGCAATTTCTCAAGGGCGAGATAGGTTACGGGCGTCTTCATAATGTTCTGAAATATCATCACAAGGTCAGGGCAATCGAGGTTGGCGGCAAAGAGATACCCCTGGGAAACAGGCATTTTTCCCTCCCGGATAGTTGTCTGAATCTCAGGAGGAAGCTTTAAAAGTGAAATCGTGCGAAGCATTGTCCTTGTTGACTTTCCGGAGATTTCAGCAGTTGTTGACAATGTGTCAACAATTTCCTTGATCAGACTTTCAGGTCTCATCTCGTATTTCACCAACTCACTCATTACCCCATCCACATCATAGTTTTTGTCAGGATGTTTTGCTTGGATATATGCCAATATCCCTTTCGCCTGATCCATGGGGAGGATGAGCAGAGAGCCCCCGCTACGCGAGGACAGGCATAGAGCGTAGAGTGATTTTGGATTGTGGCAACTACCTGACCCCCGATCACTGATCCCTGTTTTTCCCTTCACTATTCACTATTCACTAACGACTATTCACTGAAGTAACGGCGACTTAAGCACGGTTTGGGCAACAGGCTGTTAACTTTGAATATATGCTTTATCGTGCGGCCCCATATCTACGAATTTGATGGTTTCATCCTTACTTTCATTACAATTGATGCAAAGAACTGTTTTTTCATCGTCTTTTTTTCTGCATAATCTGCAATACAGATAGATGATAAGAAAGTTTTTCTTGACAGGACAGCTACAGTATCCCCTGAAGTTACCTTTTAAGGGTTCTCCCAGGGCAATAGGATTTTCTATTATCATATCTACCTTTTTCTGGATTATCTTTTTAATGGAGCTATGTTTTTTGAGAGACCGGACAAAGGCATCGCTAAAAATGACCTCCATCAGAAAACCTCATCATATTTAAACCATTTTGCATCGCCGGATTTAATGCTTGAGATGGTTTGCATGAGGGTTTCCTTAAATTCATTGTCAGCCAGAATTATTTCTGTAGGGTCTTTTTCTTTAACCCGTTTAAGATTAAGAACAAATTGTGTAAAAACCTCAGATACTGTAGTTCGCTGTTGTTCTGCGTAGATTTTTATATATTCAATAAGGTCTCCATCAAGCGTGATGTTGAGTTTACATTTAGGCATTGTTATTACCTCCGTCTATTTATACGCATATTATACGTGTGATATGCATTTATGTAAAGCAAAAACAAAACCGCCACGTCTTGACTACAGGCTAAACCGGACTTATATATACTTTTAAACATTTTTTAGCAACATCATCAAATAATGATAAAAAGGAGTAAATAAGGCATGTCTTTAGAAAAATTAGAATTTAAAACCGAAGTGAAGCAGTTGCTCGACCTGATGATCCATTCCCTTTATTCCCATAAAGAGGTGTTTTTGCGGGAGCTTATCTCAAACGCCTCCGATGCCGTTGACAGGGCGCGGTATGAGTCATTGACAAACAGCGACATATTGGAAAACGACGGGAACTGGAAGATTAAAATAACCGCGGATAAAAATGCAGGCACGTTGACGATAAGCGATAACGGGATCGGTATGACAAAAGGCGAGATCATCAAAGCCCTCGGAACTATTGCACATTCCGGTACAAAAGAGTTCCTCGCGGCGCTGCAAAGCAAAGAGGTAAAAGATAATCCCGAATTGATAGGCCAGTTCGGTGTGGGTTTTTATTCATCGTTCATGGTGGCAGATAAAATTACGGTCATTTCAAAGCATGCCGGCCAGAAGGACAAAATGGGCGTCAAATGGGAATCAACCGGCGACGGCACATATACCGTTGAAGATATTTACAAAGAGACAAAAGGCACAGACGTTACCCTGCATCTTATGGAAGGGGAGAAGAAATACCTTGATGAATGGGAAATCCGCAGCGTCGTAAAAAAATATTCTGACTTTATTGAACACCCCGTTGTCATGGAGGTGGAAAAGGAACAGGAAAGCACGCTAAAGAAAGGTGAAAAGGTCAAGGTCAAAGAGGAAGAAACCTTAAACTCCATGAAAGCCATATGGCTTAAAGACAAGTCAGAGGTAACAAAGGAAGAATATAATGAGTTCTACAAACATATTTCCCACGACTTTACAGAGCCGGCAAAGGTAATCCATTATAAAGCAGAAGGTACATCGGAATTTTCAGCGCTCCTCTACATTCCTTCCAAAGCGCCTTTCAACATATTCTATAAAGATTATGAAATTGGCCCCGTTCTTTATGTGAAAAGGGTTCAAATCATGGACCACTGTGAAGATTTGATCCCTCCATACCTCAGGTTTGTAAGGGGGGTTGTCGATTCATCAGACCTCCCCCTGAATGTATCAAGGGAAATCCTGCAAAATAACCGCCAGGTGGAAATTATAAAAACGAATATCACTAAAAAGGTGCTCGAAACCTTAGCCGATATGAATAAAGACGAGTACGGCAGCTATCTCACATTCTATAAAGAATTCGGAAGGGTTTTAAAGGAAGGTATCCACTTTGATTTCACGAGGCGGGAAACAATCGCCGACCTTTTACTCTTCCCGTCCACGAAAGCAGAAGATGGTAAATTAAGGACTTTTCAGAACTATATTGAGGGTATGAAGGAAGACCAGCAGGAAATCTATTACGCCACAGGGACTGCCCTTGGCGAAGTTATGAAATCCCCTTACCTGGAAGCGTTCAGGGATAAAGATATTGAAGTCCTTATCTTTTTAGATGAAATTGATGATTTCATATTTACCGGTTTTGAATATAAAGGGAAGAAGTTAAAATCGGTAAGCAAAGGGGATATCAGCCTTGACAAAACAGAAGAAGATGAGAAGAAAAATGCCCGGAAGAAATATGGAAAACTCCTTGATCTCGTCAAAGACACTCTAAAGGATGATGTAAAAGACGTGCGGCTTTCAGGAAGGCTTACCGATTCTGCCTGTTGCCTTGTAGCCGATGAGGGTGATATGGATCCCCAGATGGAAAAACTCCTGAAGGCCATGGGACAGGATGTGCCTCAGCGGAAGAGAATCCTCGAAATCAACCCGGCGCACCCGCTCTTCGCTGCCATGAATACAATCTTTGAAAAGGATAAGCGGAGTCCCGTTCTGGATGAATATACAAAGCTCCTCTATGACCAGGCGCTTCTCCTTGAGGGTTCAAAGCCGAAAGACCCTGCTGCATTCGCAAAGGCCGTATCAAAACTGATGGTGGAAAACATTGGAAAGTAGAGCTCCAGCTCACACCGTGAGCGAGAGGGGGAGGCCGGGGTACCCGCAAGGCAGGTCGTGGCTTTGCCTGTGGAGGGGGCCGACGCAAGCCCCTGTAATAGAGCTCCAGCTCACACCGTTTTAATCAGGGACAGACATTATCATAAAGGCCCCCTATTCGAGATTCTAAAGGGAGATCGCTTGTAGGGGGCCTGCTTTTGTAATCCTCGAAGCTTATAACCATTTCGTTTGTGCCGTCATATTCTACGATGGACAATATTTCATAGATTTTGGTTTTACAGTTTACCTCTAAATGCATCTTAAACATATCCTGATTTTCATCCTTTCCGAGGTCCTTTGAAATCTTCTGCCACACCTTTTTAATACCTTTATCCGGCGATTCCAGGCTTTCTTTGTCATAGAAATATTTGTAACCTGATTCGGTTGCATAAAATAACTTCCAGTCGGCACCCTCAGAAAATGAGTACAGACCCGTAAGAATCAGTCCACTGAAAATAAATATTGCCATTTTTTTGATTTTCATTGATTGCCTCCTTAAATAGTGAACAGTCGTTAGTGAATAGTGAACAGTTAAAGACATTTTATCAAGCTCATTGATTACTCTTCAAACCCCATTACTCGTTCCTCGTATCTTAACTGCAGTGAATAGTCGTTAGTCAAAAACCTATTTACCATTCACTGCCTTTTCATATTTTCTGCCTTTTTTACTATTCACTATTTACTATTCACTGCCTTTCACTATCTTATCAATACTTTATCCTCACCTTATAGACAAGCTTTGTCTCGCCATCCTTCTTCACCGGCACATCAAAGGATACTGTCGAAGAATCTTCTTTTTTGTAGCTATTAGATGATTCAAGGACCTTCCAGTCTCCGAAGAGACGCTCTATAACCTTTATTGTAATATCCTCTTTCTTGTGGTTCCTTAGTGATATCTCATAAGCAACTTCGTTTATGTTTTTGGCCACTTTCTCCCAGTGCATCTGCTTCCGGGCGGCAACAACATCAAAGGCGTCGCCGATTTTTACCTTGATCTTTTCATCCTTCGGGGTGTGCTGTATGGAATTCTCCCCGATAAACTGAAGGCTTCCGTCCGGGTCATGCTTATACATCCTTAAAGTCCCCTTGGGGAGGGGCATACCAAGATTATGCTCGCTTTTATTGGCAATCTCAATAAAAACCCCCACTTTTTCATTCTGAAAGGGTTCGCCATAATAATTCCGGTAATAATAATCGCGCCCCTGATAGATGAATTGTTTGTTCACCGGAACATCCGGGGCGTTTAACAAACTGATCTGCTTTGTCTGGTTCTGCTTAACGGTTGTCTTTCTGTCGAGCGTGTAAATATGGTACTCAAAAAATGTCTCTTCTTTGAATTGAGGCGCGGCCTTTGCCATAGGCGCCACACCGGCATTCATCTCCATTCTCCGATCTTCCCTTACCCTGTTGACATCCCCTGCAACGAGTTTTAAAGCCGCATTATTGTAAGTTGCACCGCTTTTATTGTCTATCGTTACCCATCCGGACACGTTTGACGAAGTATCCTTATCGTTCAGGACAAGGATATAATCGGCACGCCAGTTAATTCCGCTGGTCAGATACAGGGCTTCAATCTTCTGTGAAGAGGACGTTCTGCTGTCAAGAAGCCACAGAAGCGTTGGTTTCGATATGAGGCTTTCCGGGACTTCAGGGAATATGACCCTCCCGGGGTGATTGAATGTAATCTCGTTGCCAATTTTATAAACCGGGGTTCCCTCGTTATTCGAAAGGAGCGTAGCCGCTACAATCTCTTCTTTGTCCGTATAAGGATTCCTCGTTATGAGCTTTAATTCTTTGCCTACATACTTATCGAGGAGCTTCCTGGGGCTTAAAAGGTCATACTCGTAGTTCTGTTCGAGTATGGTAAAACTGTCGGGATTGGAAAGGGGCTTTATGCTGACACTTGTGGGGATGATCTGCGCTGCCACATCCATAAACTTAAGTTCCTGAATGCCTTTCTGGAATTTTATCTGTCTCCTGTCCTTCACAAGACCGATGTTGCTATTATATACGGTCACTTCCATCCCTGTCTGATCTTCTATGCCTGTTGAGTGTTGCTCCACAGCATGGACGGTGTAGCCAACAGGCATTATAACCAATAAAACTAATGAGACCAATAAAACGAGAGATTTTATTATCATTTTTCCTCCCTATAATTCCTTCAATACCTTATAAACTCCTGAAAAATCAAGATTATCTATGCCTTTTGACAGGGTCATGCCGAAAAGCT
It includes:
- a CDS encoding DUF6364 family protein produces the protein MPKCKLNITLDGDLIEYIKIYAEQQRTTVSEVFTQFVLNLKRVKEKDPTEIILADNEFKETLMQTISSIKSGDAKWFKYDEVF
- the htpG gene encoding molecular chaperone HtpG — encoded protein: MSLEKLEFKTEVKQLLDLMIHSLYSHKEVFLRELISNASDAVDRARYESLTNSDILENDGNWKIKITADKNAGTLTISDNGIGMTKGEIIKALGTIAHSGTKEFLAALQSKEVKDNPELIGQFGVGFYSSFMVADKITVISKHAGQKDKMGVKWESTGDGTYTVEDIYKETKGTDVTLHLMEGEKKYLDEWEIRSVVKKYSDFIEHPVVMEVEKEQESTLKKGEKVKVKEEETLNSMKAIWLKDKSEVTKEEYNEFYKHISHDFTEPAKVIHYKAEGTSEFSALLYIPSKAPFNIFYKDYEIGPVLYVKRVQIMDHCEDLIPPYLRFVRGVVDSSDLPLNVSREILQNNRQVEIIKTNITKKVLETLADMNKDEYGSYLTFYKEFGRVLKEGIHFDFTRRETIADLLLFPSTKAEDGKLRTFQNYIEGMKEDQQEIYYATGTALGEVMKSPYLEAFRDKDIEVLIFLDEIDDFIFTGFEYKGKKLKSVSKGDISLDKTEEDEKKNARKKYGKLLDLVKDTLKDDVKDVRLSGRLTDSACCLVADEGDMDPQMEKLLKAMGQDVPQRKRILEINPAHPLFAAMNTIFEKDKRSPVLDEYTKLLYDQALLLEGSKPKDPAAFAKAVSKLMVENIGK
- a CDS encoding DUF4139 domain-containing protein — translated: MIIKSLVLLVSLVLLVIMPVGYTVHAVEQHSTGIEDQTGMEVTVYNSNIGLVKDRRQIKFQKGIQELKFMDVAAQIIPTSVSIKPLSNPDSFTILEQNYEYDLLSPRKLLDKYVGKELKLITRNPYTDKEEIVAATLLSNNEGTPVYKIGNEITFNHPGRVIFPEVPESLISKPTLLWLLDSRTSSSQKIEALYLTSGINWRADYILVLNDKDTSSNVSGWVTIDNKSGATYNNAALKLVAGDVNRVREDRRMEMNAGVAPMAKAAPQFKEETFFEYHIYTLDRKTTVKQNQTKQISLLNAPDVPVNKQFIYQGRDYYYRNYYGEPFQNEKVGVFIEIANKSEHNLGMPLPKGTLRMYKHDPDGSLQFIGENSIQHTPKDEKIKVKIGDAFDVVAARKQMHWEKVAKNINEVAYEISLRNHKKEDITIKVIERLFGDWKVLESSNSYKKEDSSTVSFDVPVKKDGETKLVYKVRIKY